A single Thunnus thynnus chromosome 6, fThuThy2.1, whole genome shotgun sequence DNA region contains:
- the LOC137184836 gene encoding cell division control protein 42 homolog isoform X2: MQTIKCVVVGDGAVGKTCLLISYTTNKFPSEYVPTVFDNYAVTVMIGGEPYTLGLFDTAGQEDYDRLRPLSYPQTDVFLVCFSVVSPSSFENVKEKWVPEITHHCPKTPFLLVGTQIDLRDDPSTVEKLAKNKQKPITPETAEKLARDLKAVKYVECSALTQKGLKNVFDEAILAALEPPEPKKRRKCVLL, encoded by the exons ATGCAGACTATCAAATGTGTGGTGGTGGGGGATGGAGCAGTGGGAAAAACCTGCCTATTGATTTCATACACCACCAACAAATTCCCCTCTGAATATGTACCAACA GTGTTTGACAACTATGCAGTAACTGTAATGATCGGGGGTGAACCATACACCCTTGGCTTATTTGATACAGCAG GTCAGGAGGATTATGACAGGTTACGACCACTAAGCTACCCACAGACGGATGTCTTCTTAGTCTGTTTCTCAGTTGTTTCACCTTCCTCATTTGAGAATGTTAAAGAAAAG TGGGTTCCTGAAATAACTCACCACTGTCCCAAGACCCCGTTCCTGTTGGTAGGCACTCAGATTGATCTGCGTGACGATCCCTCCACAGTGGAGAAGTTAGCCAAGAACAAACAGAAGCCAATCACCCCTGAGACAGCAGAAAAGCTGGCTCGTGACCTTAAGGCAGTCAAATATGTCGAGTGCTCCGCCCTAACACAG AAAGGATTAAAGAATGTGTTTGATGAGGCAATACTGGCTGCCCTGGAGCCCCCTGAACCTAAGAAAAGGCGTAAATGTGTACTGCTCTAA
- the LOC137184836 gene encoding cell division control protein 42 homolog isoform X1 — MQTIKCVVVGDGAVGKTCLLISYTTNKFPSEYVPTVFDNYAVTVMIGGEPYTLGLFDTAGQEDYDRLRPLSYPQTDVFLVCFSVVSPSSFENVKEKWVPEITHHCPKTPFLLVGTQIDLRDDPSTVEKLAKNKQKPITPETAEKLARDLKAVKYVECSALTQRGLKNVFDEAILAALEPPETQRKRKCCLF, encoded by the exons ATGCAGACTATCAAATGTGTGGTGGTGGGGGATGGAGCAGTGGGAAAAACCTGCCTATTGATTTCATACACCACCAACAAATTCCCCTCTGAATATGTACCAACA GTGTTTGACAACTATGCAGTAACTGTAATGATCGGGGGTGAACCATACACCCTTGGCTTATTTGATACAGCAG GTCAGGAGGATTATGACAGGTTACGACCACTAAGCTACCCACAGACGGATGTCTTCTTAGTCTGTTTCTCAGTTGTTTCACCTTCCTCATTTGAGAATGTTAAAGAAAAG TGGGTTCCTGAAATAACTCACCACTGTCCCAAGACCCCGTTCCTGTTGGTAGGCACTCAGATTGATCTGCGTGACGATCCCTCCACAGTGGAGAAGTTAGCCAAGAACAAACAGAAGCCAATCACCCCTGAGACAGCAGAAAAGCTGGCTCGTGACCTTAAGGCAGTCAAATATGTCGAGTGCTCCGCCCTAACACAG CGGGGACTGAAGAACGTATTTGATGAGGCTATCCTAGCCGCTTTAGAGCCCCCTGAAactcagagaaagagaaaatgctgTTTGTTCTGA
- the LOC137185369 gene encoding CMRF35-like molecule 1 isoform X1, whose protein sequence is MKTSRIFVGFLNAPVLFVFWLTMHTVDSDQLSAPGEVRAVNGGSVTVSCQYDHQFRDNTKYWCKGFVYELCVIIVKTPRNRINDRFSIADDKEAGIFNVTMTSLRQSDQDVYWCVISRLGRNVYSRVKLVISKAVITPINITPTNSSVTLEQAEIRWWAILRWIIFILMLCCLVSTYITVWRMKAAQKTQLHQQLHSQNIYE, encoded by the exons ATGAAGACCTCAAGGATATTTGTTGGCTTCTTAAATG CTCCtgttctctttgttttctgGCTAACAATGCATACAGTGGACTCAGATCAGCTGTCGGCTCCAGGGGAGGTGAGAGCAGTAAACGGAGGATCTGTGACAGTGTCTTGTCAGTACGACCATCAGTTCAGAGACAACACAAAGTACTGGTGCAAGGGATTTGTATATGAGCTGTGTGTAATAATAGTGAAAACACCCAGGAACCGAATTAATGACAGATTCTCCATTGCTGATGATAAGGAGGCAGGGATCTTCAACGTAACTATGACTTCACTCAGACAAAGTGATCAGGATGTGTACTGGTGTGTCATCTCCAGACTTGGAAGGAATGTCTACAGTCGTGTCAAGCTCGTCATCTCCAAAGCAG TGATAACACCCATCAACATCACACCAACAAATTCATCAGTGACACTGGAACAAGCTGAAATAAG GTGGTGGGCGATTCTACGTTGGatcatctttattttaatgttatgttGTTTGGTATCAACGTATATCACTGTGTGGAGGATGAAGgctgcacaaaaaacacagctgcaCCAACAACTTCACTCTCAGAACATTTACGAGTGA
- the LOC137185369 gene encoding CMRF35-like molecule 3 isoform X2 yields the protein MKTSRIFVGFLNVDSDQLSAPGEVRAVNGGSVTVSCQYDHQFRDNTKYWCKGFVYELCVIIVKTPRNRINDRFSIADDKEAGIFNVTMTSLRQSDQDVYWCVISRLGRNVYSRVKLVISKAVITPINITPTNSSVTLEQAEIRWWAILRWIIFILMLCCLVSTYITVWRMKAAQKTQLHQQLHSQNIYE from the exons ATGAAGACCTCAAGGATATTTGTTGGCTTCTTAAATG TGGACTCAGATCAGCTGTCGGCTCCAGGGGAGGTGAGAGCAGTAAACGGAGGATCTGTGACAGTGTCTTGTCAGTACGACCATCAGTTCAGAGACAACACAAAGTACTGGTGCAAGGGATTTGTATATGAGCTGTGTGTAATAATAGTGAAAACACCCAGGAACCGAATTAATGACAGATTCTCCATTGCTGATGATAAGGAGGCAGGGATCTTCAACGTAACTATGACTTCACTCAGACAAAGTGATCAGGATGTGTACTGGTGTGTCATCTCCAGACTTGGAAGGAATGTCTACAGTCGTGTCAAGCTCGTCATCTCCAAAGCAG TGATAACACCCATCAACATCACACCAACAAATTCATCAGTGACACTGGAACAAGCTGAAATAAG GTGGTGGGCGATTCTACGTTGGatcatctttattttaatgttatgttGTTTGGTATCAACGTATATCACTGTGTGGAGGATGAAGgctgcacaaaaaacacagctgcaCCAACAACTTCACTCTCAGAACATTTACGAGTGA
- the LOC137184835 gene encoding F-box only protein 6-like, translating to MKRKPMGSSHSSDSPSSRSQSAASSCSLSKAEFFPVPLEILEEIFLNLTPEQVVHLCRLVCRQWKEVADSESLWRDRCRREGYRLRDPAKIPKDWRLFYFLRKKRRNLLKNPRGEHEMNHWQIVQNGGDRWKVEGVMVAHPNEVAQKNFVTSYGMCMKSQVIDLAVEGYNPSFMDHFQPDIKVSDWYAPRWDCGSEYQICVELLNQRKKVVQTFAPETVYFEQWSDQKWNQMTYVFQNYGPGVRYIRFTHGGKDTQFWAGWYGIRVTDSSVEICPAIET from the exons ATGAAGAGGAAACCTATGGGTTCAAGTCACAGCTCTGATTCACCCTCAAGTCGCAGTCAGTCTGCTGCTTCGTCATGTTCGCTTTCAAAAGCAGAA TTCTTCCCTGTTCCTCTGGAGATCCTGGAGGAGATCTTCCTGAATCTTACTCCTGAACAGGTGGTTCATCTTTGTCGGTTAGTGTGCCGTCAATGGAAAGAAGTGGCTGACAGTGAATCTCTTTGGAGAGACCGATGTAGAAGAGAAGGATATCGCCTCCGTGATCCTGCCAAAATACCTAAAGACTGGaggttgttttatttcttgCGCAAGAAGAGAAGGAATCTTCTCAAGAATCCAAGAGGAGAAC atgaGATGAATCACTGGCAAATTGTGCAGAACGGTGGTGATAGATGGAAAGTAGAGGGAGTTATGGTGGCACATCCAAATGAAGTGGCCCAGAAAAACTTTGTGACCTCTTATGG CATGTGTATGAAGTCCCAGGTGATAGATCTGGCGGTGGAAGGGTACAACCCGTCGTTTATGGATCACTTCCAGCCGGACATCAAAGTATCTGATTG GTATGCACCACGATGGGATTGTGGCTCTGAATATCAGATCTGCGTAGAGCTGCTGAATCAAAGAAAGAAGGTTGTCCAAACATTTGCTCCTGAGACGGTTTACTTTGAGCAGTGGAGCGATCAGAAATGGAATCAG atgacCTATGTATTCCAGAACTACGGACCAGGAGTGAGATACATCCGTTTCACCCACGGAGGCAAGGACACACAGTTCTGGGCAGGATGGTATGGTATTCGTGTTACGGACAGCAGTGTTGAGATATGTCCAGCAATCGAGACATAG